A section of the Pochonia chlamydosporia 170 chromosome 2, whole genome shotgun sequence genome encodes:
- a CDS encoding fatty acid hydroxylase superfamily protein (similar to Metarhizium robertsii ARSEF 23 XP_007822284.1), whose amino-acid sequence MSTTSTQPTPASTKIPHKDSMKSTWRTGDRSKWDIYQKIIDYTNGYPTYLDKPIPKHAKTDKVPHLGQLSQHAWILFYGVIPLALHQAFVSLTGWNISKHAAVHFYVFLYNLVLIREVHILRRLGHKHGFLDGDAHDRDGIPDNNGAGKIIWALYKTVGARILMMVLFTYTPQEAPLDIITNRKWLATLPLKTGLYAIILDFWFYTYHRSVHEVPGLWRFHRTHHLTKHPNPLLSAYADGEQEFIEMVAVPFLTYSVFWAAGYPLGFYDWWICHQYIMYTEVWGHSGIRVHLEVPSTLSWLLRALNMELCVEDHDLHHRYGYRKSQNYGKQSRVWDTLFGTCGQRIETADSNVDYVNQAYMPIF is encoded by the coding sequence ATGTCCACAACAAGCACACAGCCGACGCCGGCTTCAACCAAGATTCCGCACAAGGACTCAATGAAGTCAACTTGGCGGACTGGAGACCGCAGCAAATGGGACATTTACCAAAAGATAATCGACTATACAAATGGATATCCAACATATTTAGATAAACCCATCCCCAAGCATGCCAAAACAGACAAAGTCCCCCATTTAGGCCAACTATCTCAACACGCATGGATCCTATTCTACGGAGTCATCCCTCTCGCCCTACACCAAGCCTTTGTTTCCTTAACTGGCTGGAACATTAGCAAACACGCCGCAGTTCACTTCTACGTCTTCCTCTATAACCTCGTTCTCATCCGCGAAGTCCACATCCTCCGCCGTCTCGGCCACAAACACGGCTTCCTAGACGGCGACGCCCACGACCGGGACGGCATTCCCGACAACAACGGCGCCGGCAAGATCATCTGGGCGTTATACAAAACCGTTGGCGCCCGAATTCTAATGATGGTCCTCTTCACCTACACACCGCAAGAAGCGCCCCTCGACATAATCACCAACCGGAAATGGCTGGCCACTCTGCCCCTCAAGACAGGCCTGTATGCCATCATCCTAGATTTCTGGTTCTACACATATCACCGCTCGGTCCACGAAGTCCCGGGCCTCTGGCGCTTCCACCGCACCCACCACCTCACCAAGCATCCTAACCCGCTGCTGTCGGCCTACGCCGACGGGGAGCAGGAGTTCATCGAGATGGTCGCCGTTCCATTCTTGACGTACTCTGTCTTTTGGGCGGCTGGCTATCCCCTGGGTTTCTACGACTGGTGGATCTGCCACCAGTACATCATGTATACGGAAGTCTGGGGACATAGCGGTATCCGAGTGCATCTGGAGGTTCCCTCGACGCTAAGCTGGCTGCTTCGTGCGCTGAATATGGAGTTGTGCGTGGAGGATCACGACTTGCACCATCGGTATGGGTACAGGAAGAGCCAGAATTACGGGAAGCAGAGCCGCGTTTGGGACACGCTTTTTGGAACGTGTGGCCAGCGGATTGAGACTGCGGATTCTAATGTCGACTATGTGAATCAGGCGTACATGCCGATATTTTGA